The following proteins are co-located in the candidate division WOR-3 bacterium genome:
- a CDS encoding PorV/PorQ family protein: protein MKKILFSLIIVGLASAALLEKPTFTKVGFTGASFLKVNTSARVQALGGAFIAISDDINALSINPAGLKNLKETAVLANYTDWIGDFTYSYLAYAMPLPYGAFGIQVGFMNYGSFEETTLDQPDGTGNKLSASGSFVGFSYARALTDKLGVGITLKLVREAIARESASGFAFDLGTHYNTGFKNLRIAMSMQNYGSDLSFKGPDLDIGAIPSDWTQYYNYGGSTLPTTFKTAPYKLPLVFRIGIATDLVDLPMHKLSWAFDVQHPNDGAEKVMTGFEYTFDRMLSLRFGYRLDPDRTYDEWNEGNYTYGLSGGLGLKLGFGPSRAGIDYAVMDNGLLGLNHFVTLTYSF from the coding sequence ATGAAGAAAATTCTATTTTCACTAATAATTGTTGGACTTGCATCGGCGGCCTTGCTTGAGAAGCCCACCTTTACGAAGGTGGGCTTCACCGGGGCCTCTTTCCTGAAGGTCAATACCAGCGCAAGGGTACAGGCTCTCGGTGGTGCCTTTATTGCCATTTCCGACGATATTAACGCCCTCTCTATAAACCCAGCCGGACTTAAGAATTTGAAGGAAACCGCTGTCCTTGCTAACTACACCGATTGGATTGGTGATTTCACATACAGCTACTTAGCCTATGCTATGCCCCTTCCTTATGGTGCCTTCGGAATCCAGGTAGGATTTATGAATTATGGTTCCTTTGAGGAAACCACACTGGATCAACCTGATGGGACGGGAAACAAGCTAAGTGCATCAGGGAGCTTTGTAGGCTTTTCCTACGCCAGGGCCCTTACTGACAAACTCGGGGTTGGAATTACACTAAAACTTGTTAGGGAAGCCATTGCCAGGGAGTCTGCTTCTGGCTTTGCCTTTGACCTTGGAACCCACTACAATACCGGATTCAAGAACCTAAGGATTGCTATGTCTATGCAGAACTATGGATCGGATCTCTCCTTCAAGGGACCAGATCTCGATATTGGCGCTATTCCGTCCGACTGGACACAATACTATAATTATGGTGGATCTACACTACCGACTACCTTTAAGACTGCTCCTTACAAATTGCCCCTCGTTTTCAGAATTGGCATTGCAACAGACCTTGTGGACCTACCAATGCACAAACTTTCCTGGGCTTTCGATGTTCAGCATCCCAATGACGGTGCCGAGAAGGTTATGACTGGATTTGAGTACACCTTTGATAGAATGCTCTCCTTGAGATTTGGCTATAGATTGGATCCTGACAGAACTTATGACGAGTGGAACGAAGGGAACTACACTTACGGGCTTTCTGGTGGCTTGGGTCTTAAGCTCGGTTTTGGACCTTCTCGTGCGGGAATCGACTATGCAGTGATGGATAACGGACTTCTCGGCCTCAATCACTTTGTAACTTTAACTTACTCCTTCTAA
- a CDS encoding T9SS type A sorting domain-containing protein, which translates to MLNIILSVLLAGIPVLPRPADDYNGNPGKIEPGQPPSVIICGQPAGGGWRPVIMSGEAHNNLLWFGPNNLAFLGSDSSGTSWEGASVWYTTDNGATWTKYNINSTVISRVYPDAYYDTTTGTPWYAYQIRPGTAASKIYVARDDGLSIGAPGLFIESQVTIGEGTYGEWIPTVVAKGDTVVVSYVKYDLGYGACKTSFDGGATWGNEVIIDTVAIDNPNLLLVGNTLVFYGFDGNAIDTIIFWKSTDWGQTWQGPYKYASSAIQYGFASWWYSYAGAVYQGKAHVLAVMSESGVENGILYHYVFDPATNSITEEFVHGYVYQDTAGVYHTGIPQARTPSVGVTQDGSKLVAMFMDYDTTATYNDLYFKVFDGNTWSPEAPVFAVQDTFDEGRGDFCPTVYDDGNNLNLFFVCSSGSVNYVNIYYATSQVVIPSVNETRPTFALNVRPTIVTGNMNVEFALPKTATVDITVYNASGQKVKTLYSGSLNAGSHRMSFNSDFGKGIYFVTVTVDGKSTARKIVVK; encoded by the coding sequence ATGCTCAATATAATACTGTCAGTGCTACTGGCAGGGATACCTGTCCTGCCAAGGCCCGCTGATGATTACAATGGGAACCCGGGCAAGATTGAACCCGGCCAACCCCCGTCAGTGATTATATGCGGCCAGCCTGCTGGTGGTGGATGGAGACCAGTAATTATGTCTGGTGAGGCCCACAACAACCTGCTCTGGTTCGGTCCCAATAACCTCGCTTTCCTCGGTTCAGATAGTTCTGGAACAAGCTGGGAAGGCGCTTCAGTGTGGTATACCACGGATAACGGTGCCACCTGGACCAAATATAATATAAACTCAACAGTCATTAGTAGAGTATACCCCGATGCCTATTACGATACAACAACAGGTACACCCTGGTATGCTTATCAGATACGTCCTGGAACAGCAGCATCAAAGATATACGTTGCCAGGGATGATGGACTTTCTATTGGTGCACCTGGACTCTTCATAGAATCCCAGGTTACCATTGGTGAGGGAACTTATGGCGAATGGATACCCACTGTTGTAGCCAAGGGTGACACCGTTGTTGTCTCCTATGTGAAATATGACCTTGGTTATGGCGCTTGCAAGACATCCTTTGATGGTGGCGCCACATGGGGGAATGAGGTGATAATTGACACCGTTGCAATCGATAACCCTAATCTACTTCTTGTTGGAAATACCCTTGTATTTTACGGCTTTGATGGTAACGCTATTGATACCATCATTTTCTGGAAATCTACCGACTGGGGTCAGACCTGGCAGGGACCTTACAAATATGCATCTTCCGCTATCCAATATGGCTTTGCATCCTGGTGGTACTCTTACGCTGGTGCAGTCTACCAGGGTAAGGCCCATGTACTTGCAGTTATGAGCGAAAGTGGGGTCGAAAACGGTATTCTCTACCACTATGTATTTGACCCTGCTACAAATTCTATAACGGAAGAATTTGTACATGGATATGTCTATCAGGATACCGCCGGTGTATATCACACTGGCATTCCTCAGGCAAGAACTCCGAGCGTGGGTGTGACCCAGGATGGTTCTAAACTTGTCGCCATGTTTATGGATTATGATACAACTGCCACATACAACGATCTGTACTTTAAGGTCTTTGATGGAAATACATGGTCACCGGAGGCCCCTGTCTTTGCAGTGCAGGATACCTTCGATGAGGGTAGAGGTGACTTCTGCCCGACGGTTTATGACGATGGCAATAACTTGAACCTCTTCTTTGTCTGCTCCAGCGGATCAGTTAACTATGTAAATATTTACTATGCTACTTCACAGGTTGTTATTCCATCGGTCAATGAAACAAGGCCCACCTTCGCGCTCAACGTAAGGCCAACCATCGTCACGGGGAATATGAATGTGGAATTTGCGCTTCCTAAGACCGCTACTGTGGACATTACCGTTTACAATGCTTCTGGTCAGAAGGTGAAGACCCTCTACAGTGGAAGCCTGAATGCAGGCAGCCACAGAATGAGCTTCAACTCTGACTTCGGTAAGGGGATCTACTTTGTCACGGTCACCGTGGATGGCAAGTCCACAGCTAGAAAGATAGTGGTGAAGTAA
- a CDS encoding MotA/TolQ/ExbB proton channel family protein — protein sequence MATLIDYWNKGGTVMWGLLVLAIIGLAFIIERLISLFIKIKGDPRSYLETVIKKIEAQGIDAALAYLRNEKNPIAKILEAGLEKVDKGRIVVEEAMTAKAATEFGFLDRGMIYLQAVATLAPILGFLGTVTGMIRAFNAIAAAGEVEPTIVAAGISEALITTATGLFIAAPVALFYALFADRINNFSRAMEETSNAFIDYLVESGVLER from the coding sequence ATGGCGACATTGATAGATTACTGGAATAAAGGTGGTACAGTGATGTGGGGTCTTCTCGTCCTCGCCATCATTGGGTTAGCATTCATAATAGAGAGGCTCATATCCCTCTTCATAAAGATAAAGGGCGATCCAAGATCTTACTTGGAGACGGTAATAAAGAAGATTGAGGCCCAGGGTATTGATGCAGCCCTTGCATACCTGAGAAACGAAAAGAACCCTATTGCTAAGATTCTTGAAGCTGGCCTCGAGAAGGTAGACAAGGGAAGGATAGTGGTAGAAGAGGCTATGACAGCGAAGGCAGCAACCGAATTTGGTTTCTTAGACAGGGGAATGATATACCTCCAGGCTGTTGCCACCCTTGCACCAATTCTTGGATTCCTTGGAACAGTGACTGGAATGATTAGAGCATTTAATGCAATAGCTGCAGCAGGTGAAGTAGAACCTACCATCGTAGCTGCAGGTATCTCGGAAGCTCTGATTACTACTGCTACGGGACTTTTCATTGCTGCACCTGTTGCACTCTTCTACGCACTTTTTGCAGATCGTATAAATAACTTCTCCAGAGCTATGGAAGAGACCTCAAATGCGTTTATTGATTATCTTGTAGAGTCGGGTGTGCTTGAAAGGTAA
- a CDS encoding clostripain-related cysteine peptidase, producing the protein MKKALIKGAGPKVLPLFLFVSFLFASPFKWTLGLYMAGDNDLATALDEDLREIKKAKISKDLNVVIFADRGGFSESPGTYIYAKRDTFLITLLNLGNLDSGDPATLSFFVNYLKINFPSENYGLLIWGHGTGWSKSDPLFSKSVAYDAVSSSSIEVFNGELSVSLPDSLFNLIVFDACLMGSIEVLWELQNKTKYVIASPSLVPSFGLDYSKLLETFSTDEDVENVLKRIVDDYLSFYDSLGFTVSLCVYDLSRIDTTEEILKGVVESSYSKTTTELLKYRFNALTYNTYSNEVSDTFAILVDVVDLLNKGWGIKTLPLIFYAKGNSHFRNSSFLSAYFPLSYSVLKRDFLRYENLRFERRVKFLDLLFNTLKDSIARGDTVYAYFSKEKSGIVLTLQNLIKASQWQCELKIEKDGILRQRLFSTSGKFLLRLTPGNYKFYLDVIPGNGTYRYSLSLLPDSLRVDERDTPYYNSIVDTIDGGRDILGRKTEREKGILFKNAKKYLVY; encoded by the coding sequence GTGAAGAAAGCTCTGATTAAAGGGGCAGGACCGAAGGTCCTGCCCCTATTTCTTTTTGTTTCCTTTTTATTTGCTTCTCCCTTCAAATGGACTCTGGGTCTTTATATGGCTGGAGACAACGACCTTGCCACTGCCCTTGATGAAGACCTTAGGGAAATCAAGAAGGCAAAAATTAGCAAAGATTTGAATGTTGTCATATTTGCAGATAGGGGTGGATTTTCGGAGTCCCCAGGCACATATATTTACGCCAAAAGGGATACATTCTTGATAACCCTCTTAAATTTAGGCAATCTCGATAGTGGCGATCCAGCAACTCTCTCCTTTTTCGTAAATTATCTGAAGATTAATTTTCCTTCAGAAAACTACGGGCTATTGATCTGGGGGCATGGGACGGGATGGAGTAAGAGTGACCCCCTGTTTTCCAAAAGTGTTGCCTATGATGCCGTAAGTTCAAGTTCCATAGAAGTCTTTAATGGAGAGCTTTCTGTTAGCTTGCCGGATTCCCTTTTCAATTTGATAGTTTTTGATGCCTGCCTAATGGGGAGTATTGAAGTATTATGGGAATTGCAGAATAAAACAAAGTATGTGATAGCCTCACCATCCCTTGTGCCCTCTTTTGGTTTGGATTATTCAAAATTATTAGAAACTTTTAGCACCGATGAAGATGTTGAGAATGTGCTAAAAAGAATTGTTGACGACTATCTCTCTTTTTACGATTCCTTGGGGTTTACTGTTTCACTCTGCGTTTACGATTTATCAAGGATCGATACCACAGAAGAAATTTTAAAAGGGGTGGTAGAGTCAAGTTATAGTAAAACAACGACAGAGCTCCTTAAGTATCGTTTCAATGCTTTGACCTACAACACTTACTCCAATGAGGTTTCAGATACCTTTGCTATTCTCGTGGACGTTGTTGATTTGCTTAACAAGGGATGGGGAATAAAGACTTTGCCCCTTATTTTTTACGCAAAGGGGAATTCCCACTTTAGAAATTCCAGCTTTTTGTCGGCCTATTTCCCTTTAAGTTACTCCGTTTTAAAGAGGGATTTTTTAAGGTACGAAAATTTGCGCTTCGAGAGAAGGGTAAAATTTTTGGATCTTCTTTTTAATACATTGAAAGATTCTATCGCTCGAGGTGACACCGTTTACGCCTATTTTAGTAAGGAAAAAAGTGGTATTGTTTTAACTCTGCAAAACCTTATAAAGGCGAGTCAATGGCAATGTGAATTGAAGATAGAAAAAGATGGGATCCTCAGGCAGAGGCTTTTCTCCACTTCTGGAAAATTTCTTTTGAGGTTGACACCAGGAAATTACAAATTCTATCTGGATGTGATTCCTGGAAATGGGACCTATCGTTATTCACTCTCTTTGTTACCGGATAGTTTAAGGGTAGATGAAAGGGATACACCTTATTACAACTCTATTGTGGATACGATTGATGGCGGACGGGACATCTTAGGAAGGAAAACTGAGAGAGAAAAGGGAATTCTTTTTAAAAATGCTAAGAAATACCTTGTTTACTAA
- a CDS encoding NAD(P)H-hydrate dehydratase, with the protein MAIKVLTPEETRKADKRAIEELGIPSLELMEQAGKGLADFIESLFGERLKDIKVAVFCGKGNNGGDGLVSAVHLHKKVRELTVFLSSDKAEISGDAQYQLERATKEGVSIKDYTQFLEENLDFDLYIDALFGTGFRGKLQSPHLEIIEKINSKKGLKIACDIPSGVNGETGEVENIAFRADYTITFAFPKTGLLLHPGKYYSGDIKIVDIGIPENLVDSQKFWIQLEDIKNILPSYRGDEHKGQCGKVLVVAGSKEYTGAAYFAAESAINAGAGLVYLAVPEEIRPIMQTKCSEVIVRSYSKLEDFREILKGDYDVIALGPGLGRNKTTIQLLQETLKLPIPKIIDADGIWALAELKAVLTTKDIITPHPGEASFLLSGVSASEINKNRVNFAKELSSKLNATVVLKGAPTIISDGNSIFFNPTGNPGMAVGGMGDLLTGIIAGLYPRIKDPLKTALAGVFIHGLSADLLLETETFETVTPTKVLKNLNRAFKKVRS; encoded by the coding sequence ATGGCAATAAAAGTCCTTACTCCAGAGGAGACGAGGAAGGCAGATAAAAGGGCCATCGAAGAACTGGGCATTCCCTCTCTTGAATTGATGGAGCAGGCAGGAAAAGGCTTGGCGGATTTCATTGAAAGCCTTTTCGGAGAAAGATTAAAAGACATAAAAGTCGCGGTATTCTGCGGTAAAGGAAATAACGGCGGCGATGGATTGGTTTCAGCAGTTCATCTTCACAAAAAAGTAAGGGAACTTACAGTTTTCCTCTCAAGCGATAAGGCAGAAATTTCAGGAGATGCCCAATATCAACTGGAAAGAGCCACAAAGGAAGGCGTTTCAATTAAAGATTACACTCAATTTTTAGAAGAAAACCTTGACTTTGACCTTTATATAGATGCCCTTTTCGGAACGGGTTTTAGAGGGAAACTCCAAAGTCCTCACCTTGAGATCATTGAGAAAATAAATTCAAAAAAGGGTCTTAAGATTGCCTGTGACATCCCTTCGGGAGTTAACGGAGAAACAGGGGAAGTAGAAAACATCGCCTTCAGGGCAGACTACACCATCACCTTCGCCTTTCCAAAAACGGGACTTTTACTCCATCCAGGTAAATACTACTCCGGAGATATTAAAATTGTAGATATTGGTATTCCCGAGAATTTAGTAGATTCTCAAAAATTTTGGATTCAACTGGAGGACATAAAAAATATTTTACCTTCTTACCGCGGAGATGAGCATAAGGGTCAATGTGGAAAGGTTCTTGTCGTTGCCGGTTCCAAAGAATACACCGGGGCTGCCTATTTCGCTGCCGAGTCTGCTATAAATGCAGGTGCTGGACTTGTATATCTCGCAGTTCCCGAGGAAATTCGCCCTATAATGCAAACAAAATGTAGTGAAGTAATAGTAAGATCCTACAGCAAATTAGAAGATTTCAGGGAAATTTTGAAAGGGGATTACGATGTGATCGCCTTAGGACCCGGTCTTGGGAGAAACAAGACCACAATCCAATTACTTCAAGAAACTCTAAAACTTCCAATACCAAAAATCATAGATGCAGACGGAATTTGGGCATTAGCTGAATTAAAGGCCGTCTTAACCACAAAGGACATTATAACTCCCCATCCCGGTGAAGCATCCTTTTTACTAAGTGGAGTTTCTGCCTCTGAAATTAATAAAAACCGCGTAAACTTTGCAAAGGAACTCTCTTCGAAGTTAAATGCCACGGTAGTTTTAAAGGGAGCACCTACGATTATCTCTGATGGAAACTCAATTTTCTTCAACCCTACAGGTAATCCTGGGATGGCTGTTGGAGGAATGGGTGACCTTTTAACGGGCATTATCGCCGGCCTTTACCCCCGCATTAAAGATCCATTAAAAACTGCACTTGCTGGAGTTTTCATCCACGGGCTAAGTGCTGACCTTTTGCTGGAAACGGAAACCTTTGAAACGGTTACCCCAACAAAAGTACTCAAGAATTTAAATCGTGCCTTTAAAAAGGTAAGAAGTTGA
- a CDS encoding TonB-dependent receptor: MSLRRALCVVLAGVIAIGTLYAGTTGKIAGRVFDKETGEPLPGANVVIVGTKIGTSTDLDGYYYLINIPPGVYTLRASMIGYNPQEISNVVVKADLTTNINFYLTSTAIKTEEIVVTAQRELVERTATETRRVVSQQDIAQLPYTNFQNAIQMQAGVTGVNIIRGGRDDEVAYYVDGMLINSPVYGTFYGYINTSAIQEMSLITGGFNAEYGQALSGIINVVTREGGTKTSGDLTIRTNEVLIPEKLSNNETRTTLTLGGPVPFTNKKIRYFVSGETRWRDGLYGFNYIPKDDEWYPILKAYEQGTDEFRAFVDTAKVWWYNPAADSADPNYSVKPYWKDYYEMAKYWKDYYTKHPYVLPHTARQDYYLQGKISFLPLENLKVLLAGNLAKEQSETYDYGGDQRFKYREWRNRVNLDRRYQTTLTINHILRNNLFYTLNVGYFYSRARRGILRPGYQPYWFEKYLPNVKKILYSRKIDELFSDYRFIGYIPDPPTAKVVIPGYYMYNFGPGNPWGVGDQAHVNFVHTGDYRVLHRRIEQTYSFKWDLTWQANKYHEFKTGVELRRHDINFYHNSLPWDQNPFLDVYQTKPYQASAYVQDKMEFEGLVVNAGLRFDYINPKKTYYISISGLGPNDVYVITPSDTIPKEVKPKWQLSPRLGISHPVTERQVLHFAYGYFFQTPPLEYFYSSTHMNIDEIMSRGNQLVGNPDLNAEKQIAFEVGVANQINDFSAVDITAFYRDIYNWVGSRKVKAIPMSFYIYTNAAYGNSKGIELTYQLMQKNFNFRLAYTLQFAEGTESDPFEAYENLYYQTIGIDPITGEPAACPSSIVPLAYDRRHTINATLNYSTPKGFGPYGILGDINFTIVHSSQSGTPYTPRDLRGNIVGDINSERTPWTHNTDLTVSKGFNVFGKTVELRFEGFNIFNIKNVVSVYPTTGLPDDDGSARIITVSQFGNTNINLGQSGYNPLRDLNGDGVLTPEEMYKSYLLALKDYLATPFNYGAPIQLRFGFVFRF; encoded by the coding sequence ATGTCACTACGGAGGGCACTGTGTGTTGTGCTGGCAGGGGTAATAGCGATTGGTACCCTATATGCCGGCACAACGGGAAAGATAGCCGGTAGGGTCTTTGATAAAGAAACGGGAGAGCCCCTACCCGGCGCAAACGTAGTAATTGTGGGTACCAAAATAGGTACCTCTACCGACCTCGATGGATACTACTACTTAATAAACATACCACCGGGCGTCTATACCCTCAGAGCATCAATGATCGGTTACAACCCACAGGAAATATCTAACGTCGTAGTTAAGGCAGACTTAACTACAAATATTAATTTCTACCTCACATCCACCGCAATAAAGACCGAAGAAATTGTGGTCACAGCCCAGAGAGAACTGGTCGAGAGAACTGCAACGGAAACCCGTAGAGTGGTTAGCCAGCAGGATATTGCACAACTCCCTTACACAAACTTCCAGAACGCTATTCAGATGCAGGCCGGTGTGACTGGTGTCAATATCATAAGGGGTGGTAGAGATGACGAAGTTGCATACTATGTTGACGGTATGCTCATTAACTCACCTGTTTATGGGACCTTCTACGGATACATAAATACCTCCGCTATTCAAGAAATGTCGCTCATCACCGGTGGCTTTAATGCAGAATATGGTCAGGCACTTTCCGGTATTATTAACGTAGTTACAAGGGAGGGTGGAACCAAGACATCGGGTGATTTGACAATTAGAACCAATGAGGTTTTAATTCCTGAAAAACTCAGCAATAATGAGACCAGAACCACTTTGACCCTTGGTGGACCTGTACCTTTTACGAATAAAAAGATCAGGTACTTTGTATCTGGGGAAACGAGGTGGAGAGATGGCTTATACGGCTTCAACTATATACCGAAGGATGATGAATGGTATCCCATATTGAAAGCATACGAACAAGGGACCGATGAATTTCGTGCCTTTGTTGACACCGCTAAGGTTTGGTGGTACAACCCTGCAGCGGATTCAGCGGACCCTAACTATTCAGTGAAACCATACTGGAAAGACTACTACGAGATGGCGAAGTACTGGAAAGACTACTATACAAAGCATCCTTATGTGCTTCCTCATACTGCAAGGCAAGATTATTACTTACAGGGGAAAATTAGTTTTCTCCCCCTCGAGAATCTAAAGGTACTCCTTGCTGGTAATCTTGCAAAAGAGCAAAGCGAAACTTATGATTACGGAGGCGATCAGAGATTCAAATATCGTGAGTGGAGAAATAGGGTCAACCTTGACAGACGTTATCAAACCACTTTAACCATTAACCACATATTGAGGAACAACCTCTTCTACACTTTGAATGTGGGGTACTTCTACTCAAGGGCGAGAAGGGGTATCCTTCGTCCAGGTTACCAGCCCTACTGGTTCGAAAAGTACTTACCCAATGTTAAGAAAATCCTTTATTCGAGGAAGATTGATGAACTCTTCTCAGATTACAGATTTATTGGTTACATCCCTGATCCACCCACAGCCAAAGTAGTAATTCCGGGTTACTACATGTATAACTTTGGTCCTGGAAACCCGTGGGGTGTTGGAGACCAAGCCCATGTGAACTTTGTCCATACGGGCGATTATCGTGTTCTTCATAGAAGGATAGAGCAAACTTATAGCTTTAAGTGGGACCTTACCTGGCAGGCAAACAAATATCATGAGTTCAAAACTGGTGTCGAGTTAAGACGCCATGACATTAACTTTTATCATAATTCATTACCTTGGGACCAAAACCCATTCTTGGATGTTTATCAGACCAAGCCTTATCAGGCATCTGCTTATGTTCAGGACAAGATGGAGTTCGAAGGGCTTGTGGTCAACGCAGGTTTAAGGTTCGACTATATCAATCCAAAGAAAACTTACTACATAAGCATTTCTGGTCTTGGACCTAATGATGTTTATGTAATTACACCTTCGGATACAATTCCAAAAGAAGTTAAGCCAAAATGGCAATTGTCACCAAGATTGGGTATATCTCACCCCGTTACTGAACGTCAGGTGTTACATTTTGCCTATGGCTATTTCTTCCAGACTCCACCCCTTGAATACTTCTATTCCTCAACTCACATGAATATAGATGAGATAATGTCCCGTGGTAACCAGCTTGTTGGAAACCCTGATTTGAATGCCGAGAAACAAATTGCCTTTGAAGTTGGAGTTGCTAACCAGATCAATGACTTTTCTGCTGTCGATATTACAGCTTTCTATAGAGACATTTATAATTGGGTAGGTTCCCGTAAGGTAAAGGCCATACCTATGTCCTTCTACATCTACACCAATGCTGCTTATGGAAACTCAAAGGGTATTGAGTTGACTTATCAGCTCATGCAAAAGAATTTCAACTTTAGACTTGCATATACCTTGCAGTTTGCTGAAGGTACTGAATCTGACCCCTTTGAGGCCTATGAAAACCTCTACTATCAGACAATTGGTATAGATCCTATCACTGGAGAGCCTGCTGCATGCCCATCCAGTATAGTGCCTCTTGCTTATGATCGCAGACATACCATTAATGCAACCCTTAATTATTCAACACCTAAGGGCTTTGGCCCCTACGGTATCCTTGGAGATATTAACTTCACTATAGTCCACAGTTCTCAGAGTGGAACACCTTATACTCCAAGAGACCTTCGCGGCAATATCGTAGGTGACATCAACTCTGAAAGAACTCCATGGACTCACAACACTGACCTCACGGTATCAAAAGGATTTAATGTGTTTGGAAAGACCGTAGAACTAAGATTTGAAGGGTTCAATATCTTTAACATTAAGAATGTGGTAAGCGTTTATCCAACGACGGGTCTGCCCGATGATGATGGTTCAGCAAGAATAATTACAGTTTCACAATTTGGAAACACCAATATAAATCTTGGTCAAAGTGGTTACAATCCACTCCGGGATCTTAATGGTGATGGTGTTTTAACTCCTGAAGAAATGTATAAGTCTTATCTCCTCGCTCTCAAAGATTATCTTGCCACACCTTTCAACTACGGCGCACCTATCCAGCTCAGATTTGGCTTTGTTTTCAGGTTCTAA
- a CDS encoding biopolymer transporter ExbD has translation MPVLPKPKIAQEAEIPTASMADIAFLLIIFFMTSTVFMRDKGLKLVLPEKTDQIVKIGGERVIRVSINDVGEIYLEEENITSLSDLKEKLANRILDYKAKHEGKDPLIVIRTNVEAPYEKMIEVFDVIKQIPEAKAVSLTSIKTGG, from the coding sequence TTGCCCGTTTTACCAAAGCCTAAAATAGCACAAGAGGCTGAGATTCCAACAGCCTCTATGGCAGATATTGCCTTCCTCCTTATCATCTTCTTTATGACCTCGACCGTATTTATGAGGGATAAGGGGCTAAAGCTCGTTTTGCCAGAAAAGACTGACCAAATTGTGAAGATTGGCGGTGAAAGGGTCATAAGGGTTTCCATTAATGATGTCGGCGAAATTTATCTTGAGGAGGAAAATATAACTTCTCTTTCTGATCTTAAGGAAAAACTTGCAAATAGAATTTTAGACTACAAAGCGAAGCACGAAGGGAAGGATCCATTGATCGTTATAAGAACTAATGTAGAAGCCCCTTACGAAAAAATGATTGAGGTCTTTGATGTTATCAAGCAGATCCCTGAGGCAAAGGCAGTATCTCTCACCAGCATTAAAACTGGAGGCTGA
- a CDS encoding biopolymer transporter ExbD, which translates to MRLKQKVATRVNIPTASMSDIAFLLLLFFLVTTKFRKEIGFKVLLPEARATERIVKTENLARIYINAKGQISVDDFLVNPEGVASRFKLKVLENPGVIAYIKADKRVKYDYVDQVLEALRDAKALRVIFATEFKKG; encoded by the coding sequence ATGCGTTTAAAACAAAAAGTAGCAACCCGAGTTAACATCCCCACTGCCTCCATGTCGGATATTGCCTTTCTCCTCTTGCTATTTTTCCTCGTTACCACTAAGTTTAGAAAAGAAATTGGGTTTAAGGTTTTATTGCCGGAGGCGAGGGCAACGGAGAGGATAGTAAAGACGGAAAATCTTGCCCGAATTTATATCAATGCTAAGGGTCAAATCTCGGTAGATGATTTCCTTGTGAATCCTGAAGGTGTTGCGTCCCGTTTCAAATTGAAGGTTCTTGAAAACCCTGGTGTTATTGCATACATTAAGGCCGATAAGAGGGTGAAGTATGACTATGTCGATCAGGTGCTTGAAGCTTTGCGCGATGCGAAGGCCTTGAGGGTGATTTTCGCGACGGAGTTCAAAAAAGGTTAG
- a CDS encoding energy transducer TonB, producing the protein MAEEIKKRFAKSKELIDEYPDDLARSVFLAEFILLVLFLSVRKINVTPYQPKQVESTYVEAAGLEVAKEMEAPPPPKPQVTVQVTETGEGGAEESNVEIAPTTVFSELEAPPPAADTTVYDYAVVEVKPQLKKTVTPKYPELARKAGIEGMVYVLAIVGPDGKVRSATVAKSDNPIFNDAAVEAVMQFEFSPAIQQDKPVACKVIVPVRFTLR; encoded by the coding sequence ATGGCAGAGGAAATTAAGAAAAGATTTGCCAAATCTAAAGAGTTGATTGATGAATATCCCGATGATCTTGCACGCAGCGTCTTCCTTGCGGAGTTCATTCTTTTGGTTCTCTTCTTAAGTGTCAGGAAAATAAATGTCACTCCTTACCAGCCAAAGCAGGTTGAAAGTACTTACGTTGAGGCTGCTGGTTTGGAAGTAGCAAAAGAAATGGAAGCACCACCTCCACCTAAACCTCAAGTAACCGTCCAAGTCACTGAAACTGGAGAGGGTGGTGCGGAAGAGTCGAACGTAGAGATTGCTCCAACAACGGTTTTTAGTGAGCTTGAAGCACCACCTCCAGCAGCAGATACCACTGTTTACGATTATGCTGTTGTTGAAGTTAAGCCGCAATTAAAAAAGACGGTTACTCCTAAATATCCTGAACTGGCAAGGAAAGCAGGGATTGAAGGAATGGTCTATGTCCTTGCAATTGTAGGCCCCGATGGCAAGGTAAGAAGTGCGACGGTGGCGAAGAGTGATAATCCTATCTTCAATGATGCTGCTGTTGAGGCAGTTATGCAATTTGAATTTTCTCCTGCTATTCAGCAGGATAAACCGGTAGCCTGTAAAGTAATTGTCCCTGTTAGATTCACATTGAGGTGA